One Prunus dulcis chromosome 8, ALMONDv2, whole genome shotgun sequence DNA window includes the following coding sequences:
- the LOC117638654 gene encoding ethylene-responsive transcription factor ERF096-like → MERGRSRGKAREEGQRDVKYRGVRIRPWGKFAAEIRDSTRQGARLWLGTFNTAKEAARAYDRAAFSMRGPLAILNFPSEYGLPEAEHSTSAASCSSSCSSSSSSSSSSTLHNNVTTRTETGREIFEFEYLDDSVLEDLLDFDNKSTSE, encoded by the coding sequence ATGGAAAGAGGTCGAAGCAGAGGCAAAGCCAGAGAAGAGGGACAGAGGGATGTGAAGTACAGAGGCGTGAGAATAAGGCCGTGGGGGAAGTTTGCAGCTGAAATACGCGATTCGACACGGCAGGGAGCTCGGCTGTGGCTTGGCACTTTCAACACTGCAAAAGAGGCTGCAAGGGCTTATGACAGAGCTGCTTTTTCCATGAGGGGTCCTCTTGCAATTCTCAATTTTCCAAGTGAATATGGTTTGCCTGAAGCTGAACATTCTACTTCTGCtgcttcttgttcttcttcttgttcttcatcttcttcgtcttcatcttcttctacATTGCATAATAATGTGACCACCAGGACAGAAACAGGAAGAGAAATCTTTGAGTTTGAGTATTTAGATGATAGTGTGTTAGAGGACCTTCTTGATTTTGACAACAAAAGCACGAGTGAGTGA